GTAAGAACATCACTTGTTAGCTATGTGATAATAGGCAAATTATCTGGACTTTTGGAGTCCATTTActcatctttaaattttatttatttagggacagagtcttgttgtgttacccaggctggattcatactcttgggctcaagtgatcatccctcctcagcctcctgagtagctgggactacaggcacacttaGTCTAAAATTTAGTTATTGAgaagattaaatgtgataatgttAACAGCTGTTAAATACAATTTATAGGAGCCCATTGTTTTGCACTGAGCTTCAGCACAGTAGACCAAACCAAAACAGAGTTACTCAAGGTGAATTTCTACCCAACCACGCCTAAACGAAATTGTTTATCTGACCTTCTGAGAAATCATCAAATCCCCAAACTGGTCAGTTTTACCCCACATAAGGAAGTCCATTCTGCTTAAACCTTTAcaagaaaagtaattttgaaatgactaatctgctttttgttctctgtttctactttttaaaaaaaagtttagacagggtctccctctctgTCACTCatactggagtgcactggcacgatcgtatctcactgcaacctccaactgctgggctcaggtgatcctcccacctcagtttcctgagtagctagaactacaggtgtgcagccacagccactatgcttggctaatttttttttctttctctcttttaaattaaagttagttttattcaaactattttattcagagcccagctaatttttgtatttttaatagggtcgggattttgctatgttggccaggctggtcttgaactcctggcctcaagtgatctgccccctcctcagactcccaaagggctggaattacaggtgtgagccaccacgcccggctgcccaactaattttttaaaaaatatttttattctttagagacaggggtctcgctatattccccaggctggtctggaactcctggcctccaaggatccttccacctctgcctcccaaagtgttgggattacacgcatgaaaCACTGCTTATGGCCTGTTTccgcctctgtctcctgggtaatggggaccacaggtgcgcaccgcCACGCCAGGCTAAAGAAATAAAGTGATGTACTGTATGAAGAAGTGCCGTAAAGTGATATTAAATGTAAGGTATTGTCATTATTaacgttattattattattcctaatatGAGATAGACTAAAGGCCATAAATCAATTGGTATTAACGCTAGAATAAGAACcataaattggccgggcgcggtggctcacgtctgtaatcccagcactttgggaggccgaggtgggcagatcacgaggtcaggagatcaagaccatcctggctaacacggtgaaaccgtgtctctactaaaaatacagaaaattagccgggcgtggtggcgggcgcctgtggtcccagctactcgggaggctgaggcaggagaatggcgtgaacccgggaggcggagcttgcagtcagcccagatcgcgccactgcactctagcctgggcgacagagcgactccgcctcaaaaaaaaaaaaaaagaaccataaatCAAACGAGTCTATAAAGGAGTTCCACAGGTATTCCAATGTTTGGCTACATTATTATCAgtgtatattattattgttactgtatttttagtgtaCTAAGTGAAAAACCTGGACTTGGAGCAACTGCAAGTCCCATTATTTTGAATGCCCTCACAGTGGGGTTGGGGCGGAGGTGggggaggaaataaaaaaaacaaaaccaaaacaaacaaacaaacaaaaaccaaaaaacaaaccacGAGACCCGGATGTAGgcaaaaactacatttcccagaatacCTCACCCCCTCTCCACTATATATACAGTCCATCCGGGTTCTTTGAGATGCTGTTTGGCGACTCGTCGCCATTCCCGGAGCAGGTCGGCCTCGGCCCAGGGGCGAGTATCCGTTGCTGTGTCGGAGACACTAGTCCCCGACACCGAGACAGCCAGCCCTCTCCCCTGCCTCGCGGCGGGAGAGCGTGTCCGGCCGGCCGGCCGGCGGGGCTCGCGCAACCTCCCTCGCCTCCCCTTCCCCCGCAGCCTCCGCCCCGCCAGGCCCGGCCCGGACTCCCGAGCCCCGGCCTCCTCGTCCTCGGTCGCCGCTGCCGCCGGGCTTAACAGCCCCGTCCGCCGCTTCTCTTCCTAGTTTGAGAAGCCAAGGAAGGAAACAGGGAAAAATGTCGCCATGAAGGCCGAGAACCGCTGCCGCCGCCGACCCCCGCCGGCCCTGAACGCCATGAGCCTGGGTCCCCGCCGCGCCCGCTCCGCTCCGACTGCCGTCGCCGCCGAGGCCCCCGTTGATGCCGCTGAGCTCCCCCAAcgccgccgccaccgcctccGACATGGACAAGAACAGCGGCTCCAACAGCTCCTCCGCCTCTTCGGGCAGCAGCAAAGGGCAACAGCCGCCCCGCTCCGCCTCGGCGGGGCCAGCCGGCGAGTCTAAACCCAAGAGCGGTAAGGACGGGCCTGCGGCAGTGGGCGGGGGCGACTGCCCCTGCTGCTGGGGAGAGTCGTTGCTCTCATCGGCTGGGTTACTCGGGGACAGGCTCCACTTTCTTTTATAGCTCCTACCTGCCCTTTTCCATGGCTCTCATTTGCAGTTACATTAATGAGCGCTGTGCTGCGTGGTTTACGTGGATCATTTACATTAATACTCAAAACTGCTCGATTAAGCAGGTGCTGTTCTTATCGCCATTTTGCATATGATGAGAAAGGgtaaggtcacccagctagtattTGGCTCACAGCAGGCCTTAAGACTTGGTTTGTGTGACTCATCAGTCCACGCTCCTAAAACCACTAAGTTGTTCTACCCTTTAATGTTGAATTAACATTGGATAGTGTTCAAGTTTAGATGGGTGGGTGAGGGCCCAAGGACCTTTCAAACTCAGATCTCTTATTTAATAACCTGGTCCCAGATCCATTCCTCTGTCGAAGAGGAAGTCATCCTTCAGTGGCTATTCATTGTGGGGTTAAGAGCGCAGACTATGAATTCAGTCTTTTTGGGTCCCAGTTTGCCAGACCTTGAGTGAGTGCCCCGAGTTTACTTACTTGTAAAGGTAGGTGGAggtaatataattaaataaacttaaaaaactaattaaaaacaaaacaaatgaactaaGGTCTTAGGATATCTGGCGTCTATTTTGCGCCAAATACACATAATGTCTATTGTTGTGTGTTGGACTATAGGATTGTCCTTTAACAGGGAAGGTTTTATTTCTGTAATCAAGTCTGTCAATATTATGACCATGTTGATAATAGCTACCTTTAATTGAGggcttaccatgtgccaagtaCTAGGTGAAGTTTTTACCTCTGTTTTCACTGTGCCAGTCACTGACTTGTCTACCAGGGTGAAATTGTTCATATTTAAAGAAGGAATAAACTGAGCAGGTAGGATGTTAGGAGTTGGCAGAGGCTAGAGTCCCGgtgttcttcattttatttcgAAGTTTGTACTAATCTCTGctctcttttgtatttcagtcACATTAGCAGTAATAGGAAGGTGTTTTCAGCGACAGTGGGGATGTTGTGGCAGAGAGGGAAATATTTGAAGTCCCTAAATGTGGAGGTCCAGTTTAAAACTTGTCAAGATTAAAAAAACTGTTTAGAGtgagaccgggcgcggtggctcatgcctgtaatccgaacactttgggaggctgaggtgggaggatagcttgagcccaggagtttcacaccagcttgggcaagataGTAAGACCCTCGtctccataagaaaaaaaaaaaattagccgagtgtggtggcacacacctgtaaccctaccTACTTGGAagggtaaggtgggaggatcgcttaagctcaaggaagttgaggctgcggtgagctatatCACGATACTGCATaccatccagcctgggtaacagagacccccatctctaaacagtaaaaagaaaactaaggctgacttaaaacaaacaaaaaaaacagaaaattgtaaGGTCTGCTAACTCGCTCAGAGTTCACCTGCTGGATATGGCAAACTTGTTTACCTGGTGTGAGACCATTGGAGTATGGGTTCTCGGGCCGTGTCAGGAAATGGCATGTATGCAGACTGATTTTGCAGTTCTGCACATGCGTAGCTTTGCCATAGATCCCTCAAAAGATAGAAGGTAACCAGTCCTTTTGGTCAGTGTTGGAACTGGTTTAGAGTGGTCTGTTCAAAGCAATTGATAAGTAAGTTTATTTTTGTACTCTATTCCCAGATGTATGTTAAGGATTTGGTTCTCCAACTGTGAATTCTCAACTAATTTTTCTGGGGCTCCTCTTTAAGCCACTAACATACATTCATTAGTCAGTTGCAATAAATGCCTTAAGTTTATTTCTTAGCAGTAGGTGAAAGCTTGTgacaacttaaaataaaacaaacaaacaggtatTTAAGGAATTTTACTGCTATGTCCTTCACTTTGAATATGTTGGTTAGTGGAATTAACTCTGATTACCCAACAAGATGATACAGAATTCTATAGTAGTTTGACCAAAGCAAGTATTTGTCATTGTTAACATTTCAAATGGGCTgggtggctataatcccagcactttgggaggctgaggcaggccgattacttgagcccaggagttcgagaccctgtcctacaaaaaaataaatgagccgggcgtggtggcacgcacctgtagtcccagctgtgaagaggctgaggcaggggaggaggaagagcacttaaacccagaagttcgaggttgcagtgagccacgatcactccactgcactctagcctgggtggcagagtgagaccccgtctcaaaacaagaaaacttcTGTAAAAACTcatgtaggccgggtgcggtggctcacgcctgtaatcccagcactttgggaggccgaggcaggtggatcatctgagttcaggagtttgagaccagcctggccaacatggtgaagccccgtctctactaaaagtacaaaaa
This sequence is a window from Homo sapiens chromosome 12, GRCh38.p14 Primary Assembly. Protein-coding genes within it:
- the LOC128071547 gene encoding uncharacterized LOC128071547, which gives rise to MKAENRCRRRPPPALNAMSLGPRRARSAPTAVAAEAPVDAAELPQRRRHRLRHGQEQRLQQLLRLFGQQQRATAAPLRLGGASRRV